The following are encoded together in the Gemmatimonadales bacterium genome:
- a CDS encoding molybdopterin-dependent oxidoreductase yields MTDLDRRRFLLGAAAAGASALGAACGWDGGRALRPPLLAWSGVNDWVSARLFSSSRLAREYAPARRTADSEFPGYYVSDAVPLLRDPAAWRLRVGGLVRRPAALAIGQLVAMPRLSYTVKHHCVEGWTAIATWAGVPFRALAEMAEPLPSARYVSFRSFDNGYSNGWDLASAMHPQTILAYAYNDRPLMPDHGAPLRLYSPTKLGYKNTKYLVAVEFTDTRPGGYWEDQGYPWYGGL; encoded by the coding sequence ATGACTGATCTCGATCGCCGGCGGTTCCTCCTGGGTGCGGCCGCGGCCGGAGCCTCGGCGCTCGGCGCCGCGTGCGGCTGGGACGGTGGCCGGGCGCTGAGGCCGCCCCTGCTGGCCTGGTCGGGCGTCAACGACTGGGTGAGCGCGCGGCTGTTCTCCTCCTCGCGCCTGGCGCGCGAGTACGCGCCGGCGCGCCGGACCGCGGATTCGGAGTTCCCCGGCTACTACGTCAGCGACGCCGTGCCGCTGCTGCGCGATCCCGCCGCGTGGCGGCTCCGCGTCGGCGGCCTGGTGCGCCGCCCCGCGGCCCTGGCCATCGGCCAGCTGGTCGCGATGCCGCGGCTGTCGTACACCGTCAAGCACCACTGCGTGGAGGGATGGACCGCGATCGCGACCTGGGCGGGCGTGCCGTTCCGGGCGCTGGCGGAGATGGCGGAGCCGCTGCCGTCGGCGCGCTACGTCAGCTTCCGTTCCTTCGACAACGGTTACAGCAACGGGTGGGACCTGGCCTCGGCGATGCACCCGCAGACGATCCTGGCGTACGCCTACAACGACCGCCCGCTGATGCCGGACCACGGTGCGCCGCTCCGGCTGTACTCGCCGACCAAGCTCGGCTACAAGAACACCAAGTACCTGGTGGCGGTGGAATTCACGGACACGCGGCCGGGCGGCTACTGGGAGGATCAGGGGTATCCGTGGTACGGAGGGTTGTGA
- a CDS encoding DUF2911 domain-containing protein gives MSGVRVWAAALVAALLLTSPPAAAQGIPFSQRATVSQRVGTTDIAIEYNRPVARGRKLFGEQGVARWNEIWHPGADSATTITFSRDVLIEGRALAGGAYTLWTIPRPDRWTIVFSRAVHVFHFPYPGESQDALRVEVTPETGSHMDALAFYFPVVAPDSAILRLHWGEMVVPIHIRTTP, from the coding sequence GTGTCGGGTGTAAGGGTGTGGGCCGCCGCACTCGTGGCGGCGCTCCTGCTGACCTCGCCGCCGGCCGCGGCCCAGGGCATCCCGTTCAGCCAGCGCGCGACCGTGAGCCAGCGCGTGGGCACCACCGACATCGCGATCGAGTACAACCGGCCGGTGGCGCGCGGGCGCAAGCTGTTCGGCGAGCAGGGCGTCGCGCGGTGGAACGAGATCTGGCACCCGGGCGCCGATTCGGCGACCACCATCACCTTCAGCCGCGACGTGCTGATCGAGGGGCGCGCGCTCGCGGGCGGCGCCTACACCCTGTGGACCATCCCGCGGCCCGACCGGTGGACGATCGTGTTCAGTCGCGCGGTCCACGTCTTCCACTTCCCGTATCCCGGCGAGAGCCAGGACGCCCTGCGGGTCGAGGTGACGCCGGAGACGGGCAGCCACATGGACGCCCTCGCCTTCTACTTCCCGGTCGTGGCGCCCGATTCGGCGATCCTCAGGCTCCACTGGGGCGAGATGGTGGTACCGATCCACATCCGCACCACGCCGTGA
- a CDS encoding glycoside hydrolase family 15 protein — protein MSGTPAAAYPAIGDYAVIGDLHTAALVGRNGSVDWWCAPRFDSPSVFGALLDAAHGGRWSIAPRGSWTSEQRYLLATNVLVTTFHTESGGIVAVTDFMPVAGARHRSSEIHRRVSCPRGAVEMEVVFAPRFDYGALKVELMVRRHGVLATDVEDDVATLAAPPDITWQVEEGCAVAHLALRAGEAAWFVLRHDDDEVHPVEDYCSDEKLDATARWWDEWLARLDYRGPYRQEVERSALVLKLCSYEPSGAIIAAPTTSLPETPGGERNWDYRYVWLRDAAFVLYGLERLGLLSEVDGFLRFLKRVSRRSDGRHLQIMYGVDGRRDLPEETIPRLDGYRGARPVRVGNAAAGQFQLDVYGELLETVALWYRRGPVTEGLWKVLRQLVDWTATHWREPDFSIWEARGEPKHYVFSKVMAWAALDRGARIATRLQLPAVADAWRREARAVHAAVLERGWDPGRRAFVQAFGEPQLDAAVLIIPNIGFLRRSDPRVRSTLEAVRRELASPCEDLIYRYRAPDGLTGGEGTFVACSFWVVQNLAMVGEFAEAERLFRHLLRRANHVGLLAEEIDPASGEQLGNFPQALSHAALLGTAYLLERLRPGGASPASGAT, from the coding sequence ATGAGCGGGACGCCGGCGGCGGCGTACCCCGCGATCGGCGACTATGCCGTCATCGGCGATCTCCACACGGCGGCCCTGGTGGGCCGCAACGGCTCGGTGGACTGGTGGTGCGCCCCGCGGTTCGACTCCCCCAGCGTCTTCGGCGCGCTGCTCGACGCCGCCCACGGCGGGCGCTGGAGCATCGCGCCCCGCGGATCGTGGACCAGCGAGCAGCGCTACCTGCTCGCGACCAACGTCCTGGTGACCACCTTCCACACCGAGAGCGGGGGCATCGTCGCGGTCACGGACTTCATGCCGGTGGCCGGCGCCCGCCACCGCTCCAGCGAGATCCACCGCCGCGTCAGCTGTCCCCGGGGCGCGGTGGAGATGGAGGTGGTGTTCGCGCCGCGATTCGATTACGGCGCGCTCAAGGTGGAGCTGATGGTACGCCGCCACGGCGTCCTGGCCACCGACGTCGAGGACGACGTCGCCACCCTCGCCGCCCCGCCGGACATCACCTGGCAGGTCGAGGAGGGGTGCGCGGTCGCGCACCTGGCGCTCCGGGCCGGCGAGGCGGCGTGGTTCGTCCTCCGCCACGACGACGACGAGGTCCACCCCGTCGAGGACTACTGCTCCGACGAGAAGCTCGACGCCACGGCGCGCTGGTGGGACGAGTGGCTCGCCCGGCTCGACTACCGCGGGCCCTACCGGCAGGAGGTCGAGCGCAGCGCCCTGGTGCTGAAGCTGTGCAGCTACGAGCCGAGCGGTGCGATCATCGCCGCGCCCACGACGTCGCTCCCCGAGACCCCGGGCGGCGAGCGCAACTGGGACTACCGGTACGTCTGGCTGCGCGACGCGGCGTTCGTCCTCTACGGCCTCGAGCGGTTGGGCCTGCTGTCGGAGGTGGACGGGTTCCTCCGCTTCCTCAAGCGCGTATCCCGGCGCTCCGACGGCCGGCACCTGCAGATCATGTACGGCGTGGACGGCCGGCGCGACCTTCCCGAGGAGACGATCCCGCGGCTCGACGGCTACCGCGGCGCGCGGCCCGTGCGCGTGGGCAACGCGGCCGCCGGCCAGTTCCAGCTCGATGTCTACGGGGAGCTGCTCGAGACCGTGGCCCTGTGGTACCGCCGCGGGCCCGTGACCGAGGGATTGTGGAAGGTGCTGCGCCAGCTCGTGGACTGGACGGCGACCCACTGGCGCGAGCCGGACTTCAGCATCTGGGAGGCGCGCGGCGAGCCGAAGCACTACGTGTTCAGCAAGGTGATGGCCTGGGCGGCCCTCGACCGCGGGGCCCGCATCGCCACCCGACTGCAGCTCCCCGCCGTCGCGGACGCGTGGCGGCGCGAGGCGCGGGCCGTGCACGCCGCGGTGCTCGAGCGCGGCTGGGACCCGGGCCGCCGCGCCTTCGTCCAGGCGTTCGGCGAGCCGCAGCTCGACGCCGCGGTGCTGATCATCCCCAACATCGGCTTTCTGCGCCGCAGCGACCCACGCGTCCGCAGCACGCTCGAGGCGGTGCGGCGCGAGCTGGCCTCGCCCTGCGAGGACCTGATCTACCGCTACCGCGCTCCCGACGGCCTCACCGGCGGCGAGGGCACGTTCGTGGCGTGCAGCTTCTGGGTGGTGCAGAACCTCGCGATGGTCGGCGAATTCGCGGAGGCGGAGCGGCTGTTCCGCCACCTGCTGCGGCGCGCCAACCACGTGGGCCTGCTGGCGGAGGAGATCGACCCCGCCTCCGGCGAGCAGCTCGGCAACTTCCCGCAGGCGCTCTCCCACGCGGCATTGCTTGGCACGGCGTATTTGCTGGAGCGGCTGCGGCCGGGTGGGGCGAGCCCGGCTTCGGGGGCGACCTAG
- a CDS encoding bifunctional alpha,alpha-trehalose-phosphate synthase (UDP-forming)/trehalose-phosphatase: MTAPSLLATPAPAPPEAPSARRLVVVSNRLPFQVEREAGQVHFTRSPGGLVAALEPVLEQRGGVWIGWPGVPREEAGPGGVPLPATGRLTYRQVALTGAEIAQYYAGFANRTLWPLFHYFLGHTQIDGATWRAYERVNERFAQLAAAEQPDAPLFWIHDYQLLRVPHHLRRLAPAARIAFFLHIPFPATDVFRVLPWSRSLLRGVLACDLVGFHVPAYVNHFLTCAERLLGCEVDRTAGVVRFEGRTVSVQAHPIGIDVALIESLARGPNGAPRPPAGERVAEILGVDRLDYTKGIHERLLAVERLLERYPAYRRRVRFTQVMVPSRERVAEYSDLKRQIDEAVGRINGRFSEAGWTPVHYLVRSLPPAELVPLYRHADVALLTPLRDGMNLVAKEYAAAQLEDDGVLILSEMAGAADELQEALLVNPFDVEAVADALHRALAMSQDERRARMSALRDRVRANDVHAWVDRFVAAAEAAADRSRASVASPADAARRRLAPWLSERPAVALFLDYDGTLTPLVPRPEDATLSEAARATLEQAARTPNLDTVVVSGRSLADVRQLVGIAGLTYVGNHGFEIEGPGISFRHDRTDRFLAALERAAAALEELRIPGAQVERKGITLSCHLRGVPPEEREHAEQLVESVLRRQRLRVTLGHEVLEARPGIDWHKGRAVLHVLVRRHGADWPSRVRALYIGDDVTDEDAFRSLRGIGRSICVTSTHFPTATASDLDLPDPDAVLQLLRWLAAGGFAQPAT, encoded by the coding sequence ATGACCGCTCCGTCGCTGCTCGCCACGCCCGCTCCCGCTCCCCCCGAGGCGCCGTCCGCGCGGCGGCTCGTGGTGGTGAGCAACCGCCTGCCGTTCCAGGTCGAGCGGGAAGCGGGGCAGGTGCACTTCACCCGCTCGCCCGGGGGCCTGGTGGCGGCGCTCGAGCCGGTGCTCGAGCAGCGGGGAGGCGTGTGGATCGGGTGGCCCGGCGTGCCGCGCGAAGAGGCGGGACCGGGCGGCGTGCCGCTGCCGGCGACCGGCCGGCTGACCTACCGGCAGGTCGCGCTCACCGGCGCGGAGATCGCGCAGTACTACGCCGGCTTCGCCAACCGCACGCTGTGGCCCCTGTTCCACTACTTCCTCGGGCACACCCAGATCGACGGTGCCACCTGGCGCGCCTACGAGCGCGTGAACGAGCGGTTCGCGCAGCTGGCGGCGGCCGAGCAGCCGGACGCGCCGCTGTTCTGGATCCACGACTATCAGCTGCTGCGGGTGCCGCACCACCTCCGGCGGCTGGCGCCGGCCGCCCGGATCGCCTTCTTCCTGCACATCCCCTTCCCGGCGACCGACGTGTTCCGGGTGCTGCCGTGGTCGCGCAGCCTGCTGCGGGGGGTGCTGGCCTGCGACCTCGTGGGCTTCCACGTGCCCGCCTACGTGAACCACTTCCTCACCTGTGCCGAGCGGCTGCTGGGCTGCGAGGTGGACCGCACCGCGGGCGTGGTGCGGTTCGAGGGACGGACGGTGTCGGTGCAGGCGCATCCGATCGGCATCGACGTGGCCCTGATCGAATCGCTGGCGCGCGGCCCGAACGGTGCGCCGCGTCCCCCGGCCGGCGAGCGGGTGGCCGAGATCCTCGGCGTGGACCGCCTCGACTACACCAAGGGCATCCACGAGCGGCTGCTCGCGGTGGAGCGGCTGCTCGAGCGCTACCCGGCGTACCGCCGACGGGTGCGGTTCACGCAGGTGATGGTGCCGAGCCGGGAGCGGGTCGCCGAGTACTCGGATCTCAAGCGCCAGATCGACGAGGCGGTCGGCCGGATCAACGGGCGGTTCTCGGAGGCCGGCTGGACCCCGGTGCACTACCTGGTGCGCTCGCTCCCGCCGGCCGAGCTGGTGCCGCTGTACCGGCACGCCGACGTCGCGCTGCTCACCCCGCTCAGGGACGGGATGAACCTGGTCGCGAAGGAGTACGCCGCGGCGCAGCTCGAGGACGACGGCGTGCTGATCCTCTCGGAGATGGCCGGTGCCGCCGACGAGCTGCAGGAGGCGCTGCTGGTGAATCCGTTCGACGTCGAGGCGGTCGCCGACGCCCTGCACCGCGCGCTCGCGATGTCGCAGGACGAGCGGCGGGCGCGCATGTCGGCGCTGCGCGACCGGGTCCGCGCCAACGACGTGCATGCCTGGGTGGACCGCTTCGTCGCGGCCGCCGAGGCCGCCGCGGACCGTTCCCGGGCCTCGGTGGCGTCGCCGGCGGACGCGGCGCGCCGCCGCCTCGCCCCGTGGCTGTCGGAGCGGCCGGCCGTGGCGCTGTTCCTGGACTACGACGGCACCCTCACGCCGCTGGTGCCGCGGCCCGAGGACGCCACGCTCTCGGAGGCGGCGCGGGCCACGCTCGAGCAGGCGGCCCGCACGCCGAACCTCGACACGGTCGTCGTCTCCGGGCGCTCGCTCGCCGACGTCCGGCAGCTGGTGGGCATCGCGGGCCTGACCTACGTGGGCAACCACGGCTTCGAGATCGAGGGGCCGGGGATCTCCTTCCGCCACGACCGCACCGACCGCTTCCTCGCGGCCCTGGAGCGGGCGGCCGCCGCGCTGGAGGAGCTGCGGATCCCGGGCGCGCAGGTGGAGCGGAAGGGCATCACCCTGAGCTGCCATCTCCGCGGGGTGCCGCCGGAGGAGCGGGAGCATGCCGAGCAGCTGGTGGAGTCGGTGCTGCGCCGCCAGCGGCTGCGCGTGACCCTCGGGCACGAGGTGCTCGAGGCGCGGCCCGGCATCGACTGGCACAAGGGCCGCGCGGTGCTCCACGTGCTGGTGCGGCGCCACGGCGCCGACTGGCCCTCGCGCGTGCGCGCGCTCTACATCGGCGACGACGTGACCGACGAGGACGCGTTCCGCTCGCTCCGCGGCATCGGGCGGTCGATCTGCGTGACCAGCACGCACTTCCCGACGGCGACGGCGTCGGACCTCGATCTGCCCGACCCCGACGCGGTGTTGCAGCTGCTGCGCTGGCTCGCGGCGGGCGGCTTCGCGCAGCCCGCGACATGA
- a CDS encoding SDR family NAD(P)-dependent oxidoreductase produces the protein MTRIHGKLALVTGASSGIGLSCARRFAADGAQLVLWARRRERLERAAAELEKAHGVRVEVAAVDVRDRGAVDRAVGALAAAGRVPDILLNNAGLAAGFAKLHEGDPDHWDRMIDTNLKGLLNVSRAVLPLMVRRGTGHVVNIGSTAGHQVYQGGNVYNATKFGVKALTEGMNLDLAGTRVRVSSVDPGHVETEFALARFDGDAARAKQVYEGFRPLSPDDVADAVAYVVGVPEHVNVLDLIIVPAAQRSVSVIDRER, from the coding sequence ATGACCCGCATCCACGGCAAGCTCGCGCTCGTCACCGGTGCCAGCTCCGGCATCGGCCTCTCCTGCGCCCGCCGTTTCGCGGCCGACGGGGCGCAGCTCGTTCTGTGGGCCCGCCGCCGGGAACGGCTCGAGCGGGCCGCCGCGGAGCTGGAGAAGGCGCACGGGGTCCGCGTCGAGGTGGCGGCGGTGGACGTGCGCGACCGCGGCGCGGTGGACCGGGCGGTGGGCGCGCTGGCGGCCGCGGGCCGGGTACCGGACATTCTGCTCAACAACGCGGGGCTCGCCGCGGGGTTCGCCAAGCTGCACGAGGGCGATCCGGACCACTGGGACCGGATGATCGACACCAATCTCAAGGGGCTGCTCAACGTGTCGCGCGCGGTGCTGCCGCTGATGGTGCGGCGCGGCACCGGCCACGTCGTGAACATCGGGAGCACCGCGGGCCACCAGGTCTACCAGGGCGGCAACGTCTACAACGCGACCAAGTTCGGGGTCAAGGCGCTCACCGAGGGGATGAATCTCGACCTGGCCGGCACCCGGGTGCGGGTCTCGAGCGTGGACCCGGGCCACGTGGAGACGGAGTTCGCCCTGGCGCGGTTCGACGGCGACGCTGCCCGGGCGAAGCAGGTGTACGAGGGCTTCCGGCCGCTATCCCCGGACGACGTCGCGGACGCGGTGGCCTACGTGGTGGGCGTCCCCGAGCACGTCAACGTCCTGGATCTCATCATCGTGCCGGCGGCGCAGAGAAGTGTCAGCGTGATAGATCGTGAGAGGTGA
- a CDS encoding peptidylprolyl isomerase: protein MIEIRRTLSVVALAAAGFAAVACHKPGPQTAAGVPAAQGAAGDSLPVVVLETTKGRIVIQLDRNRAPKTVENFLNHVNAHFYDGLVFHRVIRGFMIQAGVLTAAGMEKTSNAQPVPNEADNGLKNVRGAVALARTYDPQSGGVQFFINVVDNPPLDFTARTVAGWGYAVFGHVTEGMDVADRISAVPTTRQGSYENLPVEPVVMTRVYVQEAK from the coding sequence GTGATCGAGATCCGCAGGACCCTTTCCGTTGTCGCGCTCGCGGCCGCCGGCTTCGCGGCCGTCGCCTGCCACAAGCCCGGGCCCCAAACCGCGGCCGGGGTGCCGGCGGCCCAGGGCGCCGCCGGCGACTCGCTGCCGGTGGTGGTCCTCGAGACGACCAAGGGCCGCATCGTCATCCAGCTCGACCGCAACCGGGCGCCCAAGACCGTGGAGAACTTCCTGAACCACGTGAACGCCCACTTCTACGACGGGCTGGTGTTCCACCGCGTGATCCGGGGCTTCATGATCCAGGCGGGGGTGCTCACGGCCGCCGGCATGGAGAAGACGTCGAACGCGCAGCCGGTGCCCAACGAGGCGGACAACGGGCTCAAGAACGTGCGCGGCGCAGTGGCCCTGGCGCGCACCTACGACCCGCAGAGCGGCGGCGTGCAGTTCTTCATCAACGTGGTGGACAATCCGCCGCTCGACTTCACGGCCAGGACGGTGGCCGGCTGGGGGTACGCGGTGTTCGGGCACGTGACGGAGGGGATGGACGTCGCGGACCGGATCTCGGCGGTGCCGACGACGCGCCAGGGGAGCTACGAGAATCTGCCGGTGGAGCCGGTGGTGATGACCCGGGTGTATGTGCAGGAAGCAAAGTGA
- a CDS encoding ParB/RepB/Spo0J family partition protein has translation MAEKKEKARKDKAAKGTRRRKKAEPDSRGIPAGELAAGAPGSAAAALAETIRADGGAVLAVFRDPLGGHWQVLAGLPVAKVEPTPYQRDLSDAHVARLTSAIDRLGRYLDPIIAVPAGAGGYWTPNGHHRLAALKRLGARSVTALVVPEVEVARRILALNTEKAHNLREKALEVSRLAEALVALDDRPEAEFETEFEEPALLTLGLCYRQDGRFAGGAYHPVLKRVEAFLPHKLSKTLATRRERADKLIALDGAVNDAVKALKSRGFESPYLKAFVVARINPLRFQRGAKAEFDETVDRMLASALKFDPSKIKADQLASAGGPPEE, from the coding sequence GTGGCGGAGAAGAAGGAGAAGGCCAGGAAGGACAAGGCGGCGAAGGGCACCCGCCGGCGGAAGAAGGCGGAGCCGGACTCGCGCGGCATCCCCGCCGGGGAGCTGGCCGCGGGCGCGCCCGGCAGCGCGGCGGCGGCGCTCGCCGAGACGATCCGAGCCGACGGCGGCGCCGTGCTCGCGGTGTTCCGCGATCCGCTGGGCGGGCACTGGCAGGTGCTGGCCGGCCTTCCGGTCGCGAAGGTCGAGCCCACACCCTACCAGCGCGACCTGTCGGACGCGCACGTGGCGCGGTTGACCTCCGCGATCGACCGCCTCGGCCGCTACCTCGATCCGATCATCGCCGTGCCGGCGGGCGCCGGCGGCTACTGGACGCCGAACGGGCACCACCGCCTGGCGGCGCTCAAGCGTCTCGGCGCGCGCTCGGTCACGGCTCTGGTGGTGCCCGAGGTGGAGGTGGCGCGGCGGATCCTCGCGCTCAATACGGAGAAGGCACACAACCTGCGCGAGAAGGCGCTGGAGGTGAGTCGCCTCGCCGAGGCGCTGGTGGCGCTCGACGACCGTCCGGAGGCGGAGTTCGAGACCGAGTTCGAGGAGCCCGCGCTGCTCACGCTCGGGCTGTGCTACCGGCAGGACGGCCGGTTCGCGGGCGGCGCGTACCACCCGGTGCTGAAGCGGGTGGAGGCGTTCCTGCCCCACAAGCTCTCGAAGACGCTGGCGACCCGGCGGGAGCGCGCCGACAAGCTCATCGCGCTCGACGGCGCGGTGAACGACGCCGTGAAGGCGCTCAAGAGCCGCGGGTTCGAGAGCCCCTACCTCAAGGCGTTCGTCGTGGCGCGCATCAACCCGCTGCGATTCCAGCGCGGCGCGAAGGCCGAGTTCGACGAGACGGTGGACCGGATGCTCGCGTCCGCGCTCAAGTTCGACCCATCCAAGATCAAGGCCGACCAGCTGGCGAGCGCCGGCGGTCCGCCGGAGGAGTGA
- a CDS encoding ABC transporter ATP-binding protein, giving the protein MSQAPDPQTPRSASAPGATAVLDASGLRKAYGSVVAVDGISFRVARGEIVGLLGPNGAGKTTTINMVLGVLAPDAGRVSVEGLDLATHRSAVLERINFAAVYSPLPGNLTVSQNLRVFGMIYGVSRLAERIEELLGEYDLVRFRNTKSGVLSSGEQTRLSLAKAMLNRPRLLLLDEPTASLDPAAARDMRVRIRRLATGDTGGALWTSHNMHEVVEVCDRVLFLSRGRILLEGDPRALPALHGKANLEELFITVAREPLSLGQG; this is encoded by the coding sequence ATGAGCCAGGCGCCGGATCCGCAGACCCCGCGCAGCGCGAGCGCCCCCGGCGCGACCGCCGTGCTCGACGCCAGCGGGCTCCGCAAGGCGTACGGGAGCGTGGTGGCGGTGGACGGGATCTCGTTCCGGGTCGCACGCGGCGAGATCGTCGGCCTGCTGGGTCCCAACGGCGCCGGGAAGACGACTACCATCAACATGGTCCTCGGGGTGCTGGCGCCGGACGCGGGTCGCGTCAGCGTCGAGGGGCTCGACCTCGCCACCCACCGCAGCGCGGTCCTCGAGCGCATCAACTTCGCCGCCGTCTACTCGCCGCTGCCCGGCAACCTGACGGTGTCCCAGAACCTCCGCGTGTTCGGGATGATCTACGGCGTCTCGCGGCTCGCGGAGCGCATCGAGGAGCTGCTCGGGGAGTACGACCTGGTCCGGTTCCGGAACACCAAGAGCGGGGTGCTGTCCTCCGGCGAGCAGACGCGGCTCTCGCTCGCCAAGGCGATGCTCAACCGGCCGCGGCTGCTGCTGCTGGACGAGCCGACCGCCTCGCTCGATCCGGCCGCCGCGCGCGACATGCGCGTGAGGATCCGGCGCCTGGCGACCGGGGACACCGGCGGCGCGCTGTGGACGTCGCACAACATGCACGAGGTGGTGGAGGTGTGCGACCGGGTGCTGTTCCTGTCGCGTGGCCGCATCCTGCTCGAGGGCGACCCGCGCGCACTGCCGGCGCTGCACGGCAAGGCCAACCTCGAGGAGCTGTTCATCACCGTGGCGCGGGAGCCGCTCTCGCTGGGGCAGGGGTGA